One window of the Nitratidesulfovibrio sp. genome contains the following:
- a CDS encoding LuxR C-terminal-related transcriptional regulator: protein MTKHTRRPPAANPARSGARADAADTALFTAARPVLLDIEGQMEPFLTRWSERMREAGYLRHTTAKRQDCIDSLLGFLHPLRAALHAGLAPTFGDLVREIEDGLTSGAPHGWGHDLLTSARRHRMRGVTEAMFLGCFHTLVHAVLDVVEAMPAPRRARDAAAQVVRLYGDAFSVLFTRHWESRRAEVDTTQLDDANRLLTLEKCKVENFLDSTSDMVLAIDAAGIITSVNRTAHRHLAGRAVPGLPIWTALGLEGESMQDLLRFYPLGVSCEITPAAAPDAALATAPNRPEVGPPHAAQVFRMRISPLNAVSLASDGYLVMLTDVTSHVHQREALERVVAERTEALREEKAHLEEMNITLRTVLRNIDGERAEINREVARKVHAMLLPALDHLEADMEPEVRRGYLTVIRDQLLRLAPDDAGPDPLLLRLSPAEMRICQFIQAGSPTKDIASALNLSVETVQTHRKNIRRKLGLHGKDASLCAYLRSAPGPRSPSGAE from the coding sequence ATGACCAAGCATACCCGCCGCCCCCCCGCCGCAAATCCGGCCAGGTCCGGAGCACGCGCAGACGCCGCCGATACGGCGCTTTTCACTGCGGCCCGGCCCGTGCTGCTGGACATCGAAGGGCAGATGGAACCTTTCCTGACCCGCTGGTCCGAGCGCATGCGCGAGGCGGGCTACCTGCGCCACACCACGGCCAAGCGGCAGGACTGCATCGATTCGCTGCTGGGGTTCCTGCACCCCCTGCGCGCCGCGCTGCACGCCGGGCTTGCCCCCACCTTCGGCGACCTGGTGCGCGAAATCGAAGACGGCCTGACCAGCGGTGCCCCGCACGGCTGGGGGCACGACCTGCTGACCTCTGCCCGGCGCCACCGCATGCGCGGCGTGACCGAGGCCATGTTTCTGGGCTGCTTCCACACCCTCGTGCACGCGGTACTGGACGTGGTGGAGGCCATGCCCGCCCCCCGCCGCGCCCGCGACGCCGCAGCGCAGGTGGTGCGCCTGTACGGCGACGCCTTTTCGGTGCTGTTCACCCGGCACTGGGAATCCCGCCGGGCAGAGGTGGACACCACCCAGCTTGACGATGCCAACCGCCTGCTTACGCTGGAAAAATGCAAGGTGGAAAATTTCCTCGACTCCACCTCGGACATGGTGTTGGCCATCGACGCCGCAGGCATCATCACCAGCGTCAACCGCACCGCGCACCGGCACCTGGCCGGGCGTGCGGTGCCGGGGTTGCCCATCTGGACGGCGCTGGGGCTGGAGGGCGAAAGCATGCAGGACCTGCTGCGCTTCTACCCCCTGGGGGTCTCGTGCGAGATCACCCCCGCCGCCGCACCGGACGCGGCGCTTGCCACCGCTCCCAATCGCCCCGAAGTGGGGCCGCCCCACGCCGCGCAGGTCTTCCGCATGCGCATCTCGCCGCTCAACGCCGTCAGCCTGGCCAGCGACGGGTATCTGGTCATGCTCACCGACGTCACCAGCCACGTGCACCAGCGCGAGGCGCTTGAACGCGTGGTGGCCGAACGCACCGAGGCCCTGCGCGAGGAAAAGGCCCACCTGGAGGAAATGAACATCACCCTGCGCACGGTGCTGCGCAACATCGACGGCGAACGCGCCGAAATCAACCGCGAGGTGGCGCGCAAGGTGCACGCCATGCTGCTGCCCGCGCTGGACCACCTGGAGGCGGACATGGAACCGGAAGTGCGGCGCGGCTACCTGACCGTGATCCGCGACCAGTTGCTGCGCCTGGCCCCCGACGATGCCGGGCCGGACCCGCTGCTGCTGCGCCTGAGCCCGGCAGAAATGCGCATCTGCCAGTTCATCCAGGCGGGCAGCCCCACCAAGGACATCGCCAGCGCCCTCAACCTGTCCGTGGAAACGGTGCAGACCCACCGCAAGAACATCCGCCGCAAACTGGGCCTGCACGGCAAGGACGCCAGCCTGTGCGCCTACCTGCGTAGTGCACCGGGGCCGCGCTCTCCCTCCGGCGCGGAGTGA
- a CDS encoding ATP-binding protein: MPPALPPTDQTHRMPQNTRDNATPAPPPRPAEPRQAQPRPASHHRPVRVLFAWFLLAFIAFQSAWAYWLTRVQARDTMASLRAETLADEATVYAALVDRYLNNRRQMLDSYAAFPPLRRALEPAAQREGQEQRERQAGHPPPQLSETMDLFATVGRGACTALYGADGKPVLVNGAPCDKDGISPPWLEQALAAPQAVLLQSEVRDGTGATVETGGANQKAAYWRLARAVLRDGVPVGVLSALLPVDITFLPHDPTDHRLRKVLLRDGQPAAVMGPDMQVALRTEHALSVPGMRIALETDDSGIQARSTGLLLRILPLLLAGTSGLVVVFHLLGHRLFVAPQEALQSLRHELEDRNRRLERVIQEQQQVDTLLETKSRLLEESEALLSAIISDQTELICRYLPDGTITFANDAFCAFFGVEREGLVGSVFRARTAPGAERDIFNDSLDPSLPAIATFDHWVVAGSGEERRLQWTRRTLYDDRGQLAGFQGVGRDVTTEYALEKALRAANEELEARIRDRTRDLAEREELLSRIFSGLRAAIVIVRPGDCAVAEVNTVARDLLGCGDAEEQCADLYRQITKGTCLLPGETGFATMLDQEHVLRRPDGRNIPVRWSLLPVPWQGAPHLALVFFDATAQKAMERRLTQAQKLESIGQLAAGVAHEINTPIQYVGDNLRFLGGAFEDLLRPLAECGALAGVPVKSGDAPKGQEKEEGEDTTGKGARQDTETGGGAAAGPSPPSADAGERLTRLRDTLAASDADFLADEVPRAITQALEGVERVASIVLAMKKFSHPETTEKRPADINQLVQDTVTVSRNEWKYVAEVETRLAPDLPLIPCLPGDLAQVLLNVVVNAAHAIAEARQATEVMHGDEAGATGMTDGTPPPPGRITITTRMLPGSGATSESLGAPAGTSVGTSTGASAGRGHVEIRIADTGTGIPEALRDRVFDPFFTTKEVGKGTGQGLAIAHDIVVKRHGGTIDFTSTTGRGTTFTITLPV, translated from the coding sequence ATGCCCCCCGCCCTTCCCCCCACGGACCAGACACACCGCATGCCCCAGAACACCCGCGACAACGCCACTCCGGCCCCACCGCCCCGCCCGGCAGAGCCGCGCCAGGCACAACCCCGCCCTGCCAGCCATCATCGACCGGTGCGTGTCTTGTTCGCCTGGTTCCTGCTGGCGTTCATCGCCTTTCAGTCGGCCTGGGCCTACTGGCTCACTCGCGTGCAGGCACGCGACACCATGGCCAGCCTGCGCGCCGAAACCCTGGCCGACGAAGCCACAGTGTACGCCGCCCTTGTGGACAGGTACCTGAACAACCGCAGGCAGATGCTGGACAGCTACGCGGCATTCCCGCCCCTGCGCCGCGCCCTGGAGCCAGCGGCGCAACGGGAAGGACAGGAGCAACGGGAAAGACAGGCGGGTCACCCACCGCCACAGCTTTCGGAAACCATGGATCTGTTCGCCACCGTGGGGCGCGGGGCCTGCACGGCCCTGTACGGAGCCGACGGCAAGCCCGTTCTGGTCAACGGCGCGCCGTGCGACAAGGACGGCATTTCGCCGCCATGGCTGGAACAGGCCCTTGCCGCGCCGCAGGCGGTACTCCTCCAAAGCGAGGTGCGCGACGGCACGGGCGCCACGGTCGAGACCGGCGGGGCGAATCAGAAGGCCGCATACTGGCGGCTGGCCCGGGCGGTGCTGCGGGACGGCGTTCCCGTGGGCGTGCTGAGCGCGTTGCTGCCCGTGGACATCACCTTCCTGCCGCACGACCCCACCGACCACAGGCTGCGCAAGGTGCTGCTGCGTGACGGACAACCGGCGGCCGTCATGGGGCCGGACATGCAGGTGGCCCTGCGCACGGAGCACGCCCTTTCCGTGCCGGGCATGCGCATTGCCCTTGAAACGGACGATTCGGGCATACAGGCGCGCTCGACGGGCCTGCTGCTGCGCATCCTGCCGCTGCTGCTGGCGGGCACGTCCGGGCTGGTGGTGGTGTTCCATCTGCTGGGGCACCGGCTGTTCGTGGCCCCGCAGGAAGCGCTGCAATCACTGCGGCACGAACTGGAAGACCGCAACCGCAGGCTGGAGCGGGTGATCCAGGAACAGCAGCAGGTGGATACGCTGCTGGAAACCAAATCGCGCCTTCTGGAGGAAAGCGAGGCCCTGCTTTCGGCCATCATCAGCGACCAGACGGAACTGATCTGCCGCTACCTGCCTGACGGCACCATCACCTTCGCCAACGACGCCTTCTGCGCGTTCTTCGGCGTAGAACGCGAAGGATTGGTCGGCAGCGTGTTCCGGGCCCGGACGGCACCGGGAGCGGAACGGGACATCTTCAACGACTCCCTTGATCCTTCCCTGCCCGCCATCGCCACCTTCGATCACTGGGTTGTCGCCGGATCGGGCGAGGAACGCCGCCTGCAATGGACCCGGCGCACCCTGTACGACGACCGGGGGCAACTTGCCGGGTTCCAGGGCGTGGGCCGCGACGTGACCACCGAATACGCACTGGAAAAGGCCCTGCGCGCCGCCAACGAGGAACTGGAGGCGCGCATCCGCGACCGTACCCGCGACCTGGCGGAACGAGAGGAACTGCTGTCGCGCATCTTCTCGGGGCTGCGGGCGGCCATTGTCATCGTCCGCCCCGGCGACTGCGCCGTGGCCGAGGTCAACACCGTGGCCCGCGACCTGCTGGGCTGCGGCGACGCGGAAGAACAATGCGCCGACCTGTATCGCCAGATCACCAAGGGAACCTGCCTGCTGCCCGGCGAGACCGGGTTTGCCACGATGCTGGACCAGGAGCATGTGCTGCGTCGTCCCGACGGGCGCAACATTCCCGTGCGCTGGAGCCTGCTGCCCGTGCCGTGGCAGGGGGCGCCGCACCTGGCGTTGGTATTCTTCGACGCCACCGCGCAAAAGGCCATGGAACGCCGCCTGACCCAAGCCCAGAAGCTGGAATCCATAGGCCAGTTGGCGGCCGGGGTGGCGCACGAAATCAACACGCCCATCCAGTACGTGGGAGACAACCTGCGTTTTCTGGGTGGCGCCTTCGAAGATCTGCTGCGGCCCCTGGCCGAGTGCGGCGCCCTGGCCGGGGTACCCGTGAAGAGCGGGGATGCGCCAAAAGGGCAAGAAAAGGAAGAAGGGGAAGACACGACGGGCAAGGGGGCCCGGCAGGACACGGAAACCGGGGGTGGGGCCGCTGCCGGGCCTTCCCCGCCGTCAGCAGACGCTGGTGAACGCCTGACCCGCCTGCGCGACACCCTGGCCGCCTCCGATGCCGACTTCCTGGCCGACGAGGTGCCCCGCGCCATCACCCAGGCGCTGGAGGGGGTGGAGCGCGTGGCCTCCATCGTGCTGGCCATGAAGAAATTCTCGCACCCGGAAACGACGGAAAAACGCCCGGCGGACATCAACCAGCTGGTGCAGGACACGGTGACCGTCTCCCGCAACGAATGGAAGTACGTGGCCGAGGTGGAGACGCGCCTTGCGCCCGACCTGCCGCTGATACCCTGCCTGCCCGGCGACCTCGCGCAGGTGTTGCTGAACGTGGTGGTCAACGCGGCCCACGCCATCGCCGAGGCGCGCCAGGCGACCGAGGTGATGCACGGCGACGAGGCCGGGGCCACCGGGATGACGGACGGCACGCCCCCGCCGCCGGGGCGCATCACCATCACCACGCGGATGCTGCCGGGCAGCGGGGCCACCAGCGAATCCCTCGGCGCCCCGGCTGGCACATCGGTTGGCACATCGACTGGCGCATCGGCGGGGCGCGGCCATGTGGAAATCCGCATCGCGGACACGGGTACCGGCATACCAGAGGCCCTGCGCGACCGGGTGTTCGACCCGTTCTTCACCACCAAGGAGGTGGGCAAGGGCACCGGGCAGGGGTTGGCCATCGCCCACGACATCGTGGTCAAGCGGCACGGCGGCACCATTGATTTCACCAGCACCACGGGCCGGGGCACCACCTTCACCATCACCCTGCCCGTATAG